TGTAGACGAACATTTTTGACCGTCCGTTACGATCGATCTGCCTTAATGCTAATCGTTGTCTAATTTTTCTTATCGCTTCTTCAGCGGCTTACAAAAGGACAAAACAGTTGGTCGCTATCCGAGGTAGTTCACGCGATTGTACTGCTAGCCCACTACCATTCGTTGTCCTCGTTCGTGTTTTCCTGCGGTCTCACCCAGGAGCTGGACGGCGCTAGtcacaaaattgaaaacaacaacGTTCTCACCCAGAAGACTGCCTTCAATCGTTTGAATGATCTGTATAATTCTCAGCATACCGAAAAACTCCCGAATAGTGATGATGGTAAGTGGAAATCGGGGACACGCAATAGTGCCGAAGACGTTGGTTTACTGATTGAGCTCATTTTCTCCTGCACAGGTAATATCCGTCCGGAGGTGAGCGTCGATGCATTGATGCAGCGTATGAAGCGTCTATCGGAGAAGAATGACGAGTGCAGCGAAACAGAGCTAAGTAATCGTTTCAAGCATGTGGAGCAACAAGCGGCGGAACTGCCACCGGTTGTACGAGAGGCACCGGCCGAAGTACCACAGCAGATAGGCCGCTACGTTGATGATCCGTGCTTCACATATCAGGATTTCGCTCGCCGTGGTGCGGAAAACATTCCGCAGACGTTCCGGATACAGGACTACTCCTGGGACGATCATGGATACTCACTAGTAAATAGGTAAACCATCCGTAACGCACCCTTTCCCGTGAAGATGGTTAAACACCTGTTTATTTCCTCACGTTTGCAGATTGTACAATGACGTTGGATTCTATCTGGATGACAAATTCCGGGCGGCCTACAATCTAACGTATTATACGATTGCCGGACGTACAAATGTCGACACGTCCAAGTTCCGTCGTGCCATATGGAATTATATTCAGTGCATCTACGGCATACGCCACGATGACTACGATTACGGGGAGGTAAACCAGCTGCTCGATCGCTCGCTGAAGATGTTCATCAAGACGGCCTGCTGCTTTCCGGAGCGCATCACCAAGATGGATTACGACAGTGTGCTGGTCGAGCTGCAACACAGTGAAAAGGTAGACGAAGTCTAAAGAACCTTCCACCAGCAGTTGCACTAACTTCGTCCACTTCGTTTCGCTTCTAGGTTCACATCAATCTTATGATCTTGGAGGCCCGCAATCAGGCGGAGCTGCTGTATGCCTTGCGCGAAGTTATGCGTTACATGACATGATTACCACCGCGGCGAATGAAGTCCTTTGGCCAGTTTTGTGAGCTGCCTACAGCTACCGAGTGATGGAGCAcgagagttgtttttttttttcgtggggCGGATTACGTTGGGAATGGGAAAGCAAATCAAGGAATGCGTGATATAGGCAGGTAACGAGGAGAACTGTGTAGGGATGGTTTTCGTGAAACGTTCAGGGCgacgtgtttattttttgtttttagaaagagaaaaaatatttggaGAGCGCaaagttgttgctgttgtgttaTTGTTGTTAACTATTGTACTACCCGCGACATTATTGAGCGTGTGAGAGCTAAGCGTGATAGGATTGGATGCAACTTTCGAGCTGAAAGAAGAAGAGACGAGGGGAACGTACGCAAACGAAACCGGGAGCCTTGGATGGACCGGAGTGATGTGCAAGCAAATGGAATATTTAGATGGGTGAtataattttacataaaacatattacatatatacacaaccacacaaacaaaGGGATGACCGCGTTTCGATGTGAAGAAAACACGGTACTTTCCCGACATCCCCGACATAAAAAAGGGTGGTAAGAATATGTTGCTTGAATCGAAACAGAAGGGAACCGCTCGTTCAAATACACCGGCATACGGCCACGCGTTCCGATAAGGGAGGTTGTGATCAGGGAATGTAGCAGCGTAGAACAGTGGGCGATTACGCGCCAGAAAACGTTCATGTACATATTGTAACCCGCTCCCTATCCTATCCATGGACGACGTCCAATTTTCGGATGAATGTTATTTTCTACAATCTTTGTATTACCTTTTGACGAAGCGCAAACAGAACACAAACAAAGCATAACAGTAAAGAGtaaacagaaggaaaaaaactgagGTCGGAACATTGGCCGAAGAATGgtcgatgatgacgatgtggCAAATTTGCTAGCATAACCTCCCGAATTCTGATCTCACTGTGATAAGGTTTTACTTCTTTTCATTGCTGTTGCATCAGGGTTTCAGTTTGCAATCAAACGAAAGGTGACCGTCGGCTGCTTCCCTTATGTAGGGTTGTAACCGTTGCATTAAATAGCTGTCAAGTATACTGCTTCCAACCATGCCATAGCGAAGGTATCTTTGTTGCAAACTGTATTTGTTatgttgtttagttttgttttattaactgGATTTTAAGCATTGCAACAGCAACCATCTTCAGCAAGAGGTTCATAATATTGCCCGCAATTTACATAACGATCCAACTCGGCTGGCTATTCTGTTGGCAACTAGTCTGGAGTAGTTTAAAGGAAGCTGTATTGTAGCAGTTGATGTTAGGTGCACATTTGGTTTATATTGTTTACATATTGCATTGATTTTCGATCACTACACATCTACCAGATTCgttgaaattgtaaaatcaTATATTacgttttaaaactttttatcTCTAATGACGCTCGATTATATTGACCAGTGTTGGTCAATATACGTTATGTCAAGCAAGGATGatattatttcctttcctcATAGGAATGTGGTTATTTTTTAGTGTTTAGATCTACCGAAATGCCAGTTATATGAAGCTTGATCGTATAATTTGAAATTCTTGTGAAGCACACCAACAGATCGCAGGTCTTTAGAATGTCCAACCCGGAAACCGAATCACTGGTACAGCGCAATGCTCTGTTCAAAACATtgtgaattattttctttgctGGCGTCTCTttgattaaaagaaaaaaaacctcaacacACCTCCGTGCTTCGGAAATGCTATCAACTATATCTTCCCTTAGCCTACAAAAAGGAATACGGGCCAGCGCAGGAATATTTGTATGGTTGGCAACATCTAATGTATTACCATGTCGAAGTTTAATATAAGGCTGCAAACCAAGTTTGTTGTCGAACGCGTGTTCAAACAAATGCTAGCGCATATGCATAGATGTAAAGTgaagaaatgcaaaacaagcaaacggcGAGtggaaagattttgtaaaaaaaaaaaacaacaaagaaaaaacattaataaatcTACACAAACTACTCCTAGAATGAGCATCATTTAGTCTGAGCTTTTGATGTACACGATGCTGTATGTTTACCTTCACATAGGCCAATCGCGCTTAGTTCAGGATGGAGTTTAGCACTGGAAACCATACGTACCAATCGATATCAGCCCGTCGCAGAACTAtcgaaacacatttaaaatagACCCCGGAACGTTGTGTGATTCAACATGTGATTATACTTGTGccaaaatgtgaaataaataaaacaaaacgcttcAAACGTGGGTAAATCAGCTCCGCGCTCGCTGaactgtttgggaaatgtttcgTTCACAATTTGGTAAGTTGTATTCGCTATTGTTCCATCGACCACGACCATATCGACGAACAAAAATTGAAGTTCACTACTTCAGAAGCATAAAATGGATGCAATGATCGTCAATGAATAACAAATTTATCTTGAATTTCATTTACAGGAATGGTCGTGTGGCGAACTTTGGGTTTGATATGATAGAAAATAAGGTAACATTCCTCTCCATTTGAAAATCGTATTTTGAAAATCACATTGTACTCTAACGGGAAGAAAAGTTATTCCTGGAGAAACTCCTGGTGTTCAGATCTCGTATTTCGTATTTACCCAGTTTCATAAGAATATATTTATCCGGTTAGATATAGTTGGCGGAGTTCTTGTACCCTGCGCCGTACACCTGTCATTTATACAGGTACGATATTCAAGAGCCTCGTAACGCTATATATGCATCGAGTTAAAAGGACAGGTAAAGTAGCCCAGGAAACTCCTACAACAGTCGGTTGTATAAATATGCAGTACAACTGACATTTTCATCTCAGTCAGATCTTGTTATATCTTCCAGTAACACCTGTTGTAGACACCAAGCATCGTCCATTATTGAACCTTGGTCGAGGTATTGCAACAAGATGGATTCTCTAATCAATCGAAATCCGAGAAGATCAACGAGACTCCAGGAAACAAAAGACATCAGCACAGAAAACGCTGTACATCTGAAACAGACAACAAGCGGAGAAAGTGATCTGTCAACAGTTCTGGCTTGGTCCAACACGAAACGGAACTCTGCTATCTGTCCAGATAGCTCCAGATGTTTAGCAGGTGACCACAGTTGCAAAAGCGACCGCCTACAGATTAGCTGGGAGTGTGACAGCcaggaaacgaaaacaaatcatagCAAAGGATCAGATTTGAAGGATACCAGTACCACCAACAATGAAAGCCGATCTACACAGTTTGCGCGACATGAATCTGAAGTAATGGAACGGTGGAATGTACTATTCAAGCATCAAAATACAGAGATTCCGAATTTATACAACGAGCGCATGGTACGCCAGTTCCCAAACAATGGCCGTACTCCAAAGCAACAGGAAAAGCTACAACGCTGCGCAGTTGCGATGCGCAAAGCCAGGGCCAAGATAAGGATGACGGAGCAAGAGATGCAGAACGAAGCAACGGAGCAAAGCGCATTAAATTTTACCAGCAAGGAAAAGGTTGCCGCACGGTTGGTGTATGCCAAGCAACTTTGCAAGCTGCTGAATATGCCAACAGTGGAGTTGAGTATATTTAAACGGACTGGTTAAGTGTTTCTtacaaataaatgtaataaaatccaaataaaataaatcttagTTAAATACACATTGCTGTTATGATTGTTCTTTGAAATACCACCATTTTGAAATAATACATAAAACATGGAGattggaaaaaatgttttaatttcatgcTATGAAAGAATATATTTCCTTGGTTCTTCATTTCATGTGATGATACGGTAGTGACGCGGGGATGACGTACTTTTCGTTAGTAGTCGTCCAAAACTTCAACGCTTCGAGACTTGGGCTTTGTAAAAAAACCGACGAAATCCTCTTAGTCGCGTTCGAGAAAAAGATGCTGAGAAGGGCTTTTAGCTCCGTACGTATGGAAGGACAATTGAGGAGTAGCTATGTATAAACACGAGTCTATGAGTTGTACGATGAACTGACCGGTTGAGCGATATGAGCGGTTTAGAGGACTCCTTCACCAGACCAAGACCGCGAAACGTTTGATAAGTATGTAAGTAAGATGCTACAGTTCTACCAACTCTTTACACATATTCGCATATAGTTCATTCTATGTTAATTTCACTACAACATATTCCAacgaaaaagtgaaattaattcattaattaattaatgacaTTAATTGATCAGCACAAGTGGCGCTTACAATATGTCTTTCGTCtataaatttttcttctttaacaccaataaaaaaatataacgagACGATCGTTATAAACATGATCGTTCTAAGATACATTCAGGGGGACTTTTATCCGACATTGAAAAACTAGCGTTTGTGGTCTTTGCACGGAGTTCGATGAGGTAGTTAGACTAGATCCAACAGATGGAACATTCACGACAGTTATACATATGCTAAGTGCCAAGTCTTTCTGGGTACATAATGTTCGAATACTTCCAAACAAACACAGGTACGATCAGGAGTAACATTTATCCCAAGGGTCATGTTTTCGTCTAAGGTACACAATCCTTCTACAGCAACTGTGGGGTAGTTAAGCGCATTTTGCATAGAGGTAAATTTGTCAACCTGCCAACATATAAAAAGGGGACACAGCTGGATGGAATCACATCAGTCGCTAAAAGATATTCGTCACGGAAACGTGTGTGCATCCATCAAGCTTCTATTCATCAGTTCAAGTGTTCAAAACATCAAGACTCAAGTCAACATGGCTTCTCATAACGACGGTACATCAAGAAAGTCAGCGAAGCTCCTTGAAACAGAGGATACAACTCCGAGTTTCAGCAtcgaaaacattttacaactGAAGCAGTCCAAACCCAGCCAGAATAGAGATATCGATGTGTTAAGCAGTGGGACAAGAAACCGGAAGACTTCTACGTTGTCGGACAACTCGAGCTATTTGGAAAGTGACGACAGTTGCGATAGCGGACGCCTGCAGATCGCTTGGAACGGTGAGAACAATGAAACCCAGTCAAATCACAGCGAAGGATCAGAATCGAGCGGCACCAACTCAACGAGCAACGACGCCCAATTAATGATGTTCTACAAGAATTCACTTCGATCTCATCCACTCAAACGATACAACGCAGTAATATCCATGACGGATACGAAAATTCCGCTTGTTTACCACAAAAGCATGGCACGACAATTCCCAACCATAGCACGCACCCCGGAACAGGAGGAAATGCGTCGACGGAATACGGAAGCAGCACGAGTCAGCAGAGCCAAACTGAAGATGGCAGAACTAATGATGCAGAAGGAAGCGAATGAGATGAGCACGGCGAATACTGCCCACAAACAAATGATCGCGTCACAGTTGGTGTATGCGAATACCCTTTCCAAGCTGTTGGACATGCAACCGGTAGAGTTGAAATTTGTCGAACGAGTCGGCCGAAGGAATAgtattaatgtttaaaataaaacttagcTTGTATGTTATGAATaccataataatttaaataaaaatgaaaaaacttACGTACATGATCTTTGTTTTACTAtcgtaattttgttgtttgaaataaaatgataatttaaaataaaaaatagacaaCTTCCGCACATAATCTTTGCTTAATACATACCTCAATCTGAACTGATTCGAATGTATACAATTCAACGGCATATTCTAACAGCATAAGAAATTAGTTTAACTTGAAAAAGTTGAGTGCTTAAGCGGTGATCATCATGATTATTAAGGGGAGAATTACAGATCGCTTGGCAAAAAAGGTTACCAGAATGCATTAGCAAACCATCTCTACTAACAACTATCTCGTATTTCTACTCACAAATTTCTTGTATTCTCCATCGCAACAATGGCAATGAAACCATATCATAAAAATCCGATAGATGATACACATCCGCGATACAAAACTATAGCGCACGAGTGGCGGATCTATTGGTAGGTGAAGTAGGCTTCCGCCATGGGTCCCGTCGTACAgaaggacaacaaaaaaaaggtgtttaaGAATGTTGGTATCAGAAGAAATATTGACGCACTTGCCAATACGTATATGTAATTCGcgaaataatgcaaaaaaaccctccttGATTAAAATCTTTAGTTTTTGGAACCCCAAGTTCGATTCTGGTTAGTACCTCCGAGCAGCTTGATCTGCCACTGTATTGTACCGTACTACAGCAAAAATATGACACCTCAGCAAGAACTTATCTGATGCCACAACTCGTGGAAAACAGCTGATAGTAAATTGATCAACTTAAAACGTTTCCTTGTATACCTTTAGCTAACTGGGTTCAGTTTACACTGGACTCAGTAAGTCTTCAGattaagtaaggttttttatgtACCCGAGCTGGAAACACCTATGATATGTTAAAGTTTCATGGATAGCAAAGATATCGAcgataattttaaattcactacCTCGAAGGAATATGCATATCCTCTGAGGGTAAAACAACTTGCTAGGCTATGctaaaatatttccaacagAAAACAGGTACGATCAATACAAAACATTAGCATAAGGGTAGATGATTAAATTTCCACTGAAGGTACAGAATTCTCCtacaagaagcgcaggggaGATAAGGGTACCTCAACCTGCCAACATATAAAAAGGGGACACAGCTGGATGGAACGACATCAGTCGCTAAAAGATATTCGTCACGGTAACGTGTGTGCATCCATCTAGCTTCTATTCATCAGTTATTGGATATTGTTGAGACTCAAGTCAACATGGGTTCTCAAATCGAAACGATCGATTCATCGAAAAAGTCAACGAAGCTCCTTGAAACAGAGGAAGCAGCTTCGAGTTTCAATAGTGGAAACCCTTTACAACTGAAGCAGTCCAAAGGCAGTGAGAATAAAGAAATCGAAGCGCGGATGAACGATGTGTTAAGCTGGACAACAAGAAATCGGAAGAGTGTTGCTTGGTCGGACAACTCGAGCTATTTGGAAAGCGACGACAGTTGCGACAGCGAACGCCTGCAGATCGCTTGGAACGGTGAGAACAATGAAACCCAGTCAAATCACAGCGAAGGATCAGAATCGAGCGGCACCAACTCAACGAGCAACGACGCCCAATCAATGATGTTCTACAAGAATTCACTTCGATCTCATCCGCTCAAACGATACAACGCAGTAATATCGATGACAGATGCGAAAATTCCGCTTGTTTACCACAAGAGCATGGCACGACAATTCCCAACCAAAGAACGCACCCCGGAACAGATGGAAATGCGTCGACGGAATACGGAAGCAGCACGAGTCAGCAGAGCCAAACTGAAGATGGCAGAACTAATGATGCAGAAGGAAGCGAATGAGATGAGCACGGCGAATACTGCCCACAAACAAATGATCGCGTCGCAGTTGGTGTATGCAAATGCACTTTCCAAGCTGTTGGACATGCAACCGGtggagttgaaatttttcgaACGGGTCGGCCGTAGACACAGTGacaaaagttaaaataaatagcGGTAAAAGTATAACTAACGATGGTATTACTGGAAAtacaataaattgaaatataagATAAAAACTCACGTTCTATGCAGCCTCTTTATGGACGAAAACTTTAGTAATCCTACAGCCAATCTTATTGTTATGTTCCGGAATACTTATTTCACTCGATTGTTgatgccgtttttttgttttgttttcttctgttttggttTCACACTACAGACACACTACGGTTCTTCTACACTTTTACACTACTAGTTCTACATTTCTATGTTACAGTTTTTCACAAATCTTGTACGGATatgtaggaaaaaaaggtcaTTTTGTGTGCTGTTCGTTTAACGAACTAATAAACTCGTCCGTTGCAAACTCGTTTCATTtcaaactttccttttttcgcttTGAACTGTTCCATGTCCGCCTCCATTTGTTTTGTCGTTGTTCAGATTGAAAACGTTGATAAACAGCAGCGACTTTGTCACAAATCACATTACACACTCGTTCGTGCATATTTGTTGTCTGTTAAACcaaattatttcgttttataTGCCCTTTACCGCATAAATAGTAGCCGAAAACATAACTCCACGCCAATAG
The DNA window shown above is from Anopheles funestus chromosome 3RL, idAnoFuneDA-416_04, whole genome shotgun sequence and carries:
- the LOC125770672 gene encoding sestrin homolog isoform X2, with protein sequence MYSMVEYFGDMGQIGQDYGSKNSPTDSSNLDHVTKVIAYHPRYLDHFLNTQKFIMQCDGPLAYDYRNYIAIMAAARHKCTYLVNLYEEIFLANGGDPSWLNGLEHIPAKLRAISDINKILAHRPWLLNKEHIERLTKGQNSWSLSEVVHAIVLLAHYHSLSSFVFSCGLTQELDGASHKIENNNVLTQKTAFNRLNDLYNSQHTEKLPNSDDGNIRPEVSVDALMQRMKRLSEKNDECSETELSNRFKHVEQQAAELPPVVREAPAEVPQQIGRYVDDPCFTYQDFARRGAENIPQTFRIQDYSWDDHGYSLVNRLYNDVGFYLDDKFRAAYNLTYYTIAGRTNVDTSKFRRAIWNYIQCIYGIRHDDYDYGEVNQLLDRSLKMFIKTACCFPERITKMDYDSVLVELQHSEKVHINLMILEARNQAELLYALREVMRYMT
- the LOC125770672 gene encoding sestrin homolog isoform X1, with protein sequence MYSMVEYFGDMGQIGQDYGSKNSPTDSSNLDHVTKVIAYHPRYLDHFLNTQKFIMQCDGPLAYDYRNYIAIMAAARHKCTYLVNLYEEIFLANGGDPSWLNGLEHIPAKLRAISDINKILAHRPWLLNKEHIERLTKGQNSWSLSEVVHAIVLLAHYHSLSSFVFSCGLTQELDGASHKIENNNVLTQKTAFNRLNDLYNSQHTEKLPNSDDGKWKSGTRNSAEDVGLLIELIFSCTGNIRPEVSVDALMQRMKRLSEKNDECSETELSNRFKHVEQQAAELPPVVREAPAEVPQQIGRYVDDPCFTYQDFARRGAENIPQTFRIQDYSWDDHGYSLVNRLYNDVGFYLDDKFRAAYNLTYYTIAGRTNVDTSKFRRAIWNYIQCIYGIRHDDYDYGEVNQLLDRSLKMFIKTACCFPERITKMDYDSVLVELQHSEKVHINLMILEARNQAELLYALREVMRYMT
- the LOC125770712 gene encoding uncharacterized protein LOC125770712, translated to MGSQIETIDSSKKSTKLLETEEAASSFNSGNPLQLKQSKGSENKEIEARMNDVLSWTTRNRKSVAWSDNSSYLESDDSCDSERLQIAWNGENNETQSNHSEGSESSGTNSTSNDAQSMMFYKNSLRSHPLKRYNAVISMTDAKIPLVYHKSMARQFPTKERTPEQMEMRRRNTEAARVSRAKLKMAELMMQKEANEMSTANTAHKQMIASQLVYANALSKLLDMQPVELKFFERVGRRHSDKS